One segment of Neobacillus endophyticus DNA contains the following:
- a CDS encoding UTRA domain-containing protein encodes MEYLEIVTADKEVADSLKIAAGSPCFSLETYAHTADEKIIEYSKTIFRGDMAHFVIERNY; translated from the coding sequence GTGGAATACCTGGAAATCGTAACTGCAGATAAAGAAGTGGCTGATTCATTAAAAATTGCGGCTGGGTCACCTTGCTTTTCTCTGGAAACATATGCCCATACAGCGGATGAAAAGATTATTGAATATTCTAAAACCATTTTCCGCGGCGACATGGCTCATTTTGTCATTGAAAGGAATTACTAA
- the yhbH gene encoding sporulation protein YhbH has translation MTEPNHQFVISKEDWSLHRKGHDDQQRHQEKVQEAIRNNLPDLITEESIIMSNGRDVVKIPIRSLDEYKIRYNYDKNKHVGQGDGDSQVGDVVARDGSSGQKGPGKGQGAGDQAGEDYFEAEVSLMELEEELFKQLELPNLKKKEHEEHLVENIEFNDIRKTGLMGNIDKKRTMMAAFKRNAMAGNPAFHPIYKDDLKFKTWNEVVKPDSKAVVLAMMDTSGSMGIWEKYMARSFFFWMTRFLRTKYETVEIEFIAHHTEAKVVSEEDFFSKGESGGTICSSAYRKALEIIEEKYNPRKYNIYPFHFSDGDNLTSDNARCVKLVEELMKVSNMFGYGEVNQYNRHSTLMSAYKNIKDERFRYYILKQKADVFHAMKTFFQKEESKMYA, from the coding sequence ATGACTGAACCAAACCATCAATTTGTGATTTCAAAAGAAGATTGGTCCCTCCACCGCAAAGGCCACGATGACCAGCAGCGCCATCAAGAGAAAGTCCAGGAGGCAATTCGCAACAATTTACCAGATCTAATAACAGAAGAAAGTATAATCATGTCTAATGGTCGAGATGTGGTAAAAATTCCAATTCGTTCGTTGGACGAATATAAAATTCGCTATAATTACGACAAAAACAAACACGTGGGCCAAGGTGACGGGGACAGTCAGGTAGGAGACGTTGTGGCACGTGATGGTTCAAGCGGGCAAAAGGGTCCCGGCAAAGGGCAGGGAGCCGGAGATCAGGCTGGAGAAGACTATTTTGAGGCAGAAGTATCATTAATGGAGCTTGAAGAAGAACTATTTAAGCAATTGGAGCTGCCAAATTTAAAGAAAAAAGAACATGAAGAACACTTAGTTGAGAACATTGAGTTTAACGATATCCGTAAAACCGGCTTAATGGGCAATATCGATAAAAAGCGGACGATGATGGCTGCTTTTAAACGAAATGCCATGGCTGGTAATCCGGCATTTCACCCAATTTACAAGGACGATTTAAAGTTTAAAACCTGGAATGAAGTAGTAAAGCCCGACTCCAAAGCCGTGGTGCTGGCCATGATGGATACAAGCGGTAGTATGGGAATTTGGGAAAAATATATGGCACGCAGCTTTTTCTTCTGGATGACTCGGTTTTTACGAACCAAATATGAAACAGTGGAAATTGAATTTATTGCCCATCATACTGAAGCAAAAGTAGTTTCAGAGGAAGACTTCTTCTCTAAAGGGGAAAGCGGCGGAACAATCTGCTCATCGGCATACCGGAAAGCTCTTGAGATTATCGAGGAAAAATATAACCCAAGAAAATATAATATTTACCCATTCCACTTTTCAGATGGTGATAATCTGACTTCCGATAATGCTCGCTGCGTTAAGCTGGTGGAGGAATTAATGAAGGTTTCAAACATGTTTGGCTATGGCGAAGTCAACCAATACAATCGCCATTCAACCCTCATGTCAGCCTATAAAAACATCAAGGATGAGCGCTTCCGCTATTATATCCTCAAACAAAAAGCTGATGTCTTTCATGCAATGAAAACATTTTTCCAAAAAGAAGAATCAAAAATGTATGCGTAA
- the nfsA gene encoding oxygen-insensitive NADPH nitroreductase: MNKVIETILNHRSLRQFEDKPLTDEQIKTIVSCAQAASTSSFIQAYTIIGIKDIEKKRKLSEIAGNQEHAAKNGHLLIFCADLYRHTIIGEQEQKDVTVSVESTEKFMVAMIDAALAAQNAALAAESMGLGICYIGGIRNNLEEVKKLLKTPERVIPLFGIAVDYPTYITGQKQRLPFEHVYHVDEYQQDAETYLRQLKDYDEVISSYYNERTGGKRKDRWTEQIAAMLERQSRMDMKGFVQKNKLDLQ; this comes from the coding sequence ATGAATAAAGTAATCGAAACGATCCTTAACCATCGTTCGCTCCGCCAATTTGAAGACAAGCCTTTAACAGATGAGCAAATTAAAACGATTGTTTCTTGTGCACAGGCTGCATCGACATCCAGTTTTATTCAAGCCTATACCATCATTGGCATCAAAGATATAGAAAAGAAAAGGAAACTGAGTGAAATCGCCGGAAATCAGGAGCATGCTGCTAAAAATGGCCATTTATTAATCTTTTGTGCGGATCTTTACCGTCATACAATAATTGGAGAACAGGAACAAAAAGACGTTACCGTTTCCGTAGAAAGCACGGAAAAATTCATGGTCGCTATGATAGATGCAGCGTTAGCCGCGCAAAATGCCGCGCTTGCAGCAGAATCAATGGGCCTCGGAATTTGCTATATCGGCGGAATCCGAAACAATTTAGAGGAAGTGAAAAAGCTTTTAAAAACGCCAGAACGGGTGATTCCGCTCTTTGGAATAGCTGTCGATTACCCGACATACATTACCGGTCAAAAGCAAAGACTTCCATTTGAGCATGTCTATCATGTGGATGAATATCAGCAAGATGCGGAGACGTATTTGCGCCAACTAAAAGACTATGATGAAGTGATTTCAAGCTATTATAACGAACGGACTGGCGGAAAGAGGAAAGACCGCTGGACTGAACAAATCGCAGCAATGCTTGAAAGGCAAAGTCGGATGGACATGAAGGGGTTTGTTCAAAAGAACAAACTCGATTTACAATAA
- a CDS encoding PrkA family serine protein kinase, producing the protein MDILKKIERYREEEEKLRWEGTFADYLQLLKEKSWVAQSAHSRVYNMIKDAGIEEVNGTKKYNFFCNELFGLEEALERLVEEYFHPAAKRLDVRKRILLLMGPVSGGKSTLVTMLKRGLEKYSLSDRGSVFAIKGCPMHEDPLHLIPHHLRNDFYEEYGIRIEGNLSPLNMMRLEQEYQGRIEDVQVERIFFSEDKRTGIGTFSPSDPKSQDIADLTGSIDFSTIAEFGSESDPRAYRFDGELNKANRGMMEFQEMLKCDEKFLWHLLSLTQEGNFKAGRFALISADEMIVAHTNETEYRSFISNKKNEALHSRIIVMPIPYNLKVSQEERIYEKMIKESDVSDVHIAPHTLRVAAMFTILTRLKEPKKGDIDLVKKMRLYDGESVEGYNVADVDELKKEYTDEGMSGIDPRYVINRISSTIIRKEVPSINALDVLRSLKDGLDQHPSITADLRERYMNYISIARKEYDNIAKNEVQKAFVYSYEESAKTLMNNYLDNVEAYCNKSKLRDPLTGEEINPDEKLMRSIEEQIGISENAKKAFREEILIRISAYARKGKRFDYNSHDRLREAIQKKLFADLKDVVKITTSTKTPDEQQLKKINEVVARLIDEHGYNSTSANELLRYVGSLLNR; encoded by the coding sequence ATGGATATTTTAAAAAAAATCGAGAGGTATCGTGAAGAAGAAGAAAAACTTCGTTGGGAAGGAACATTCGCTGATTATTTACAGTTGCTGAAAGAGAAGTCATGGGTTGCACAATCTGCACATTCACGCGTATATAATATGATCAAAGATGCAGGAATTGAAGAAGTTAACGGGACGAAGAAGTACAATTTCTTTTGCAATGAATTGTTTGGCCTTGAAGAAGCATTAGAACGGCTTGTAGAAGAATATTTTCATCCGGCAGCCAAAAGACTTGATGTCAGAAAACGGATCTTATTATTAATGGGTCCAGTCAGCGGCGGGAAATCAACACTAGTGACAATGCTCAAAAGAGGATTGGAGAAATACTCTCTTTCAGACAGAGGCTCTGTTTTCGCCATAAAAGGATGTCCGATGCATGAGGATCCATTGCATTTAATTCCTCATCATTTAAGGAATGACTTCTATGAAGAGTATGGAATCAGAATTGAAGGTAACTTGTCACCACTTAATATGATGCGTCTGGAACAAGAGTATCAAGGAAGAATTGAGGACGTACAGGTTGAACGAATCTTTTTCTCAGAAGATAAACGAACAGGGATTGGAACCTTCAGCCCGTCTGATCCGAAATCTCAGGATATCGCCGATTTAACAGGCAGTATTGATTTTTCAACGATTGCCGAATTCGGTTCAGAGTCAGATCCACGCGCCTATCGTTTCGATGGGGAGTTGAATAAAGCCAACCGCGGGATGATGGAGTTCCAGGAAATGCTGAAATGTGATGAGAAGTTCTTGTGGCACTTGTTGTCATTGACGCAGGAAGGAAATTTCAAAGCGGGCCGGTTTGCCTTGATTTCCGCTGATGAAATGATTGTCGCTCATACGAACGAAACGGAATATCGCTCATTTATTTCAAATAAAAAAAATGAGGCGCTGCACTCCAGGATTATTGTAATGCCGATTCCGTATAATTTAAAGGTTTCCCAAGAAGAGCGTATTTATGAAAAAATGATTAAAGAAAGTGATGTATCAGACGTGCATATTGCCCCGCATACACTTCGGGTGGCGGCTATGTTTACCATCCTGACTAGGTTAAAGGAGCCGAAAAAGGGCGATATTGATTTAGTAAAGAAAATGCGTCTGTATGACGGCGAAAGTGTAGAAGGCTATAATGTTGCTGATGTGGATGAGCTGAAAAAGGAATATACAGATGAGGGCATGAGCGGCATAGACCCGCGCTATGTCATTAACCGGATATCTTCCACGATTATTCGTAAGGAAGTACCATCCATTAATGCTTTGGATGTCTTAAGGTCATTAAAAGACGGTCTTGACCAGCATCCATCGATCACAGCTGATCTTCGTGAGCGGTACATGAATTATATTTCCATTGCCCGCAAGGAGTATGACAATATTGCCAAGAATGAAGTGCAAAAAGCATTTGTCTACTCTTATGAAGAGTCTGCGAAGACATTGATGAACAATTATCTTGATAATGTAGAAGCATATTGCAATAAATCTAAGCTTCGCGATCCATTAACTGGGGAAGAAATTAACCCGGATGAAAAATTGATGCGTTCTATTGAAGAGCAGATCGGGATTTCTGAAAATGCTAAAAAAGCCTTTAGAGAAGAAATTCTCATTCGAATTTCTGCTTATGCTAGAAAAGGCAAGCGGTTTGATTACAACTCCCATGATCGCCTCCGTGAAGCAATTCAGAAAAAGCTGTTCGCTGACTTGAAGGATGTTGTTAAAATCACAACCTCCACAAAAACACCAGATGAGCAGCAGTTAAAGAAAATTAATGAAGTTGTCGCCAGATTAATTGATGAACATGGCTACAACTCGACATCAGCGAATGAATTACTCCGATATGTAGGAAGTTTATTGAACCGTTAA